From the genome of Longimicrobiales bacterium, one region includes:
- a CDS encoding long-chain-fatty-acid--CoA ligase has product MHVPLLIDDFLRRATQVYPTKCAVVDGEVRLTYAELTLRVNRLSNALLGLGVEREDRVCILSPNSHFFLESFYAVSQIGAILVPLNYRLTGPEHQYILDHAGVKVMMVDQEYTAVVDAVRDGLSKVRHFISASDEPAPPAGWTDWNELIASAEETRPAEPSPPVDENDVVSINYTSGTTARPKGVMLTHRNCYLNAYNMIAHLGIHHDDVELWTLPMFHCNGWGGVYAVTGMGGTHVILRAVDGETIYSLIEQEGVTFACMAPTVLQRILEYPDKERHQITTKPRFVLAGAPPPAAFIERLEEELGWSFLQIYGLTETAPLLTVSHPDHNTPVADYARRAHAGVPGIGVELLVLDDVGKPVPQDGETVGEICARSNVVFSGYYEQPDQTAVAVYDDYFHTGDLGVWDETRCVHIVDRKKDVIISGGENVSSPEIEDVLYRHPSVLECAVIGVPSEKWGETPIALVVRREGDTSDATELIAFCREHLAGFKCPTDIEFVEALPRTATGKLQKFRLRERYWEGRERRVN; this is encoded by the coding sequence GTCCGCCTGACGTACGCCGAACTCACACTTCGGGTGAATCGGCTCTCGAACGCGTTGCTGGGGCTTGGCGTCGAGAGAGAGGACCGCGTCTGCATCCTCTCCCCGAATTCGCACTTTTTTCTCGAAAGCTTTTATGCGGTAAGCCAGATCGGAGCGATTCTCGTCCCGCTCAACTACCGCCTGACTGGTCCGGAACATCAGTACATCCTCGATCATGCCGGCGTTAAGGTCATGATGGTCGATCAGGAGTACACGGCTGTTGTGGACGCAGTAAGGGACGGGCTCAGTAAGGTGCGACACTTCATCTCTGCGTCCGACGAGCCGGCGCCCCCGGCCGGGTGGACCGACTGGAATGAGCTGATCGCGTCCGCTGAGGAGACGCGACCCGCCGAGCCGTCACCACCGGTCGATGAGAACGACGTGGTCTCCATCAACTACACGTCTGGGACGACCGCACGGCCGAAGGGCGTGATGCTCACGCATCGGAATTGCTACCTCAACGCATATAACATGATCGCGCACCTCGGCATTCATCATGATGATGTCGAACTGTGGACGTTGCCGATGTTCCACTGCAATGGCTGGGGTGGCGTGTATGCTGTCACGGGGATGGGTGGGACGCACGTTATTCTCCGAGCCGTCGATGGCGAGACGATCTACTCACTCATCGAGCAGGAAGGCGTGACCTTCGCGTGCATGGCGCCCACCGTGCTCCAGAGGATTCTGGAGTACCCCGACAAAGAACGACATCAGATCACGACCAAGCCACGCTTTGTGCTCGCCGGCGCCCCTCCACCCGCCGCGTTCATCGAGCGCCTCGAAGAGGAGCTTGGGTGGAGCTTTCTCCAGATCTACGGGCTCACGGAAACCGCACCATTGCTCACCGTGTCACACCCCGACCACAACACACCTGTCGCGGACTACGCGAGGCGCGCCCATGCGGGCGTGCCCGGCATCGGCGTGGAGCTTTTAGTGCTCGATGACGTAGGGAAGCCTGTGCCTCAGGACGGTGAGACTGTGGGCGAAATCTGCGCCCGATCGAATGTGGTCTTCAGCGGATACTACGAGCAGCCTGATCAGACGGCGGTCGCGGTCTATGATGACTATTTTCATACCGGAGACCTCGGTGTCTGGGACGAGACCCGATGTGTGCACATCGTTGATCGAAAGAAGGACGTGATCATTTCCGGAGGCGAAAACGTCAGCTCTCCTGAGATCGAGGACGTCCTCTACCGGCATCCGAGCGTGCTCGAGTGCGCGGTCATCGGCGTCCCCAGCGAGAAGTGGGGTGAGACACCGATTGCCTTGGTAGTACGTCGCGAGGGCGATACGTCGGATGCGACTGAGTTGATTGCCTTCTGCCGCGAACACCTCGCCGGCTTCAAGTGCCCGACCGACATAGAATTTGTCGAAGCGCTTCCTCGAACCGCGACCGGAAAGCTGCAAAAATTTCGACTAAGGGAGCGGTACTGGGAGGGACGCGAACGTCGAGTGAACTAG